Genomic DNA from Planifilum fimeticola:
AAATTGTGCACGGTTTACATCGGAAAGGAGCATCCAAGTGAAAATAAGAGGAGTGGCGCACCGGGGGTATCCCCTTCGATACCCGGAAAACACCTTGTCTTCGTATAAAGCCGCCTATGACCTCGGATTCACGCATCTCGAACTGGACGTGCATCTGAGCAAGGACGGCGTTCCCGTCCTGATGCACGACCCGACGATCGACCGCATGACCGACGGACAGGGGTGGGTCAAGGATTATACCCTGGAGGAATTGAGACAATTCCGCGTGGGAAGGGATGAAACCATCCCGACCCTGGAAGAGGCCCTGTTGTTTGCCAAAGACAAGATGACGGTGAACGTGGAGTTGAAGCAATATGGAGAGCTGTATCCGGGGCTGGAAGAGACGGTGTTGGAGATTTTGAAGAAAACGGACATGTTGGACCAGGTGTACATTTCCTCCTTTGATCACTACTCCATCGTCAAGATGCGCAAACTGTCCGACGAAGTGGAACTGGGGCTGATTCAGTGGGGAGCCACTCCCGCCGTTGTCCCCTTTATGGAGGAGATCCGGGCCCGGTACCTGTCCCTCCGGACCGAATATCTGACGGATGAATACGTGAAGCTTTGCGAGCGGTCGGGCATACAGCTGATGGTGTGGCCGGTCAACCTGAAATGGCAGTTTGACAAGGCGGCCCGATATCCTTCCGTGTTGTGTGTGACAGATGATCTGGAAGGCTTTAAGGAAATGTATCAAGAGCGATTTCAATAGCGCGGATCGCCCGGGCGATCCGGCCTTCAAACGATCTGCCGAACGGACCAGATGACCGCTGAGGATTGACCGCCTCTGGATCGGAGATGGAGCTTCGGCAGATCCTTTTTTTAGGGACGGATCCTTCCCGGAGAAGATTCGGGAGGCGCGTCTGCGCAATTCCCTCGGGATGGGGGTTGTTCCGCCCGGCGGGCAGCCTCCGCATGATCACATGAAGGAAAGGGAGTCGTTTTCGTGAACTGCGGCGAGAAAACAGCGGTATTTGACATGGACGGGACGTTGTTTCAATCGGAGAAGGTGGCCTTGCCCGCTTTCCGCAGGGCTTTCCGGCGCCTGAAGGAGGAGGGCCTCTACCGGGGGGATTCCCCTTCCGACGAGGAGATCCGGTCGGTGTTCGGAATGACCCAGGAGGAGATCTGGGCCCGTCTGCTGCCGGAGGCGGACGAAAAGACGAGAAAAATCGCCGACCGCTGGACCCTGGAGGAGGAGCTGGCCGGCTTAAGACGTGCTGAGGGCAGCCTGTATCCCGGGGTGGCCGAAACCCTGCATCGTCTGAAGGAAGAGGGGTGGAGGCTGTTTATCGCCAGCAACGGGCTCCGGCCCTATCTCGACGGCGTGCTGGAAACTTTCCGCCTGGCCCCCCTCTTCTCCGGCGTTTACGGGGCGGGGGACTATGAAACGGAGACAAAGGATGAACTGGTTCGCCTTTTGATGGAGGAACACGGGGTCTCCGGCGGTTTCATGGTGGGGGACCGGAAATCCGACGTCGAAGCGGGAAAGGCCAACGGCCTGAAGGTGATCGGCTGCCGCTATCCCGGTTACACCCGGTTCGGACGGGCGGATGAGCTGAAGGATGCCGATGTCGTGGTGGACCGGTTCCCGGACATTTTGCCCGTCTTGTTGAAGGCGTGCGGAGACCCATCCTGATTCCCGCCGCCGGGCGGGGGGTCCGGCGGAGAATGACGAACAAGGAGGGCGACGGGGTGAGCAGCGTATGGACCATCCCCTACTGGGAGACGGCATATCGCCTGTTCATGGCTGTTTTGCTCGGCGGTCTGATCGGATGGGAGCGGGAGAGGGACGCGCATCCGGCCGGTTTCCGG
This window encodes:
- a CDS encoding glycerophosphodiester phosphodiesterase yields the protein MKIRGVAHRGYPLRYPENTLSSYKAAYDLGFTHLELDVHLSKDGVPVLMHDPTIDRMTDGQGWVKDYTLEELRQFRVGRDETIPTLEEALLFAKDKMTVNVELKQYGELYPGLEETVLEILKKTDMLDQVYISSFDHYSIVKMRKLSDEVELGLIQWGATPAVVPFMEEIRARYLSLRTEYLTDEYVKLCERSGIQLMVWPVNLKWQFDKAARYPSVLCVTDDLEGFKEMYQERFQ
- a CDS encoding HAD family hydrolase, encoding MNCGEKTAVFDMDGTLFQSEKVALPAFRRAFRRLKEEGLYRGDSPSDEEIRSVFGMTQEEIWARLLPEADEKTRKIADRWTLEEELAGLRRAEGSLYPGVAETLHRLKEEGWRLFIASNGLRPYLDGVLETFRLAPLFSGVYGAGDYETETKDELVRLLMEEHGVSGGFMVGDRKSDVEAGKANGLKVIGCRYPGYTRFGRADELKDADVVVDRFPDILPVLLKACGDPS